A window from Megalobrama amblycephala isolate DHTTF-2021 linkage group LG9, ASM1881202v1, whole genome shotgun sequence encodes these proteins:
- the LOC125276026 gene encoding sodium-dependent neutral amino acid transporter B(0)AT1-like, whose amino-acid sequence MKLKLPNPGLDERIPSHAELEKLEVEEAGERPQWDNKAQYMLTCVGFCVGLGNVWRFPYLCQSHGGGAFMIPFLILLVLEGIPLLHMEFAIGQRLRKGSVGVWRSISPSLTGVGIASMLASFIVGMYYNTIMAWVMWYFFNSLQDPLPWSHCPVNANRTGLEPECARSSPVDYFWYRETLNSSTAIEESGGLQWWLVLCLFCAWTVLYVCCIRGIETTGKAVYITSTLPYLVLTIFLIRALTLKGSVSGIKFLFTPDVNELINPTTWLDAGAQVLFSFSLAFGGLISFSSYNSVHNNCEQDAVTISIINGLTSVYSATVIYSIIGFRATENYDACLESNILALLNAFDLPEGNITESNYDSVLQHLNSTSPAVIQELQLKTCDLQTLLSEGVEGTGLAFIVFTEAITKMPIAPLWSVLFFIMLFCLGLSTMFGNIEGVVVPLQDLNILPKKWPKELFTGLTCVVSFVTALIFVQSSGNYWLALFDGFAGSIPLLVIAFCEIIAVVYVYGIDRFNEDIKFMVGHKPNIFWQVTWRFLSPAILLVILIFYFVTTVSKQLTYNVWDPESDNFPTLKEVNYPNWISAVIFILAGIPCLCIPGVAIFQALRKCFSKGKKTKEESVFSEKGQISVNTLA is encoded by the exons ATGAAGCTGAAGCTCCCCAACCCGGGTCTGGATGAGCGGATCCCCTCTCACGCCGAGCTGGAGAAGCTGGAGGTGGAGGAGGCTGGAGAGCGGCCGCAGTGGGACAACAAAGCCCAGTACATGCTGACCTGTGTGGGCTTCTGTGTTGGGCTGGGCAACGTCTGGAGGTTCCCCTACCTCTGCCAGAGCCACGGAGGAG GAGCGTTCATGATCCCGTTCCTGATTCTTCTGGTTCTGGAGGGAATTCCGCTCCTGCACATGGAGTTTGCCATCGGACAGAGACTGAGGAAGGGCAGCGTCGGCGTCTGGAGATCCATCAGCCCGTCTCTCACTGGAGTCG GTATCGCCTCCATGCTGGCTTCCTTCATAGTGGGGATGTACTACAACACCATCATGGCCTGGGTCATGTGGTACTTCTTCAACTCGCTGCAAGATCCTCTGCCGTGGAGTCACTGTCCAGTTAATGCCAACAGAACAG GCCTGGAGCCAGAATGCGCACGCAGCTCTCCGGTGGATTACTTCTGGTACAGAGAGACTCTGAACAGCTCGACTGCGATCGAGGAATCCGGCGGGCTGCAGTGGTGGCTGGTGCTGTGTTTGTTCTGTGCTTGGACTGTGTTATACGTCTGCTGTATCAGAGGCATCGAAACAACAGGGAAG GCTGTGTACATAACATCTACGTTACCTTACCTGGTCCTCACCATCTTCCTGATAAGAGCTCTGACCCTAAAAGGTTCTGTAAGCGGAATCAAGTTCCTCTTCACTCCAGAC GTGAATGAGTTGATTAATCCAACGACTTGGTTGGACGCTGGAGCTCAGGTGCTGTTCTCCTTCTCTCTGGCGTTTGGAGGCCTCATCTCCTTCTCCAGCTACAACTCTGTGCA CAATAACTGTGAGCAGGACGCTGTCACCATTTCCATCATCAACGGCCTCACCTCGGTTTACTCCGCAACCGTCATTTACTCCATCATCGGCTTCAGAGCCACGGAGAACTATGATGCATGTCTCGAGAG TAACATCCTGGCGCTGCTGAACGCGTTTGATCTGCCGGAGGGAAACATCACAGAGAGCAACTATGACAGTGTTCTGCAGCATCTCAACAGCACATCACCAGCAGTCATTCAGGAGCTCCAGCTCAAGACCTGCGACCTGCAGACGCTCCTCAGCGAG GGCGTTGAGGGAACCGGTCTGGCCTTCATCGTGTTCACTGAGGCCATCACCAAGATGCCCATCGCTCCTCTCTGGTCAGTGCTGTTCTTCATCATGCTCTTCTGTCTGGGACTGTCCACCATGTTCGGGAACATTGAGGGTGTGGTGGTGCCGCTTCAGGACCTCAACATCCTCCCCAAAAAATGGCCCAAAGAATTGTTCACTG GTCTTACGTGTGTAGTGTCCTTCGTGACGGCGCTCATATTCGTCCAGTCCTCTGGTAACTACTGGCTGGCTCTGTTTGACGGCTTCGCCGGCTCGATTCCTCTGCTGGTCATCGCCTTCTGCGAGATCATCGCTGTCGTTTACGTCTATGGGATTGACAG GTTTAACGAAGACATTAAGTTCATGGTGGGACACAAGCCCAACATCTTCTGGCAGGTGACGTGGCGGTTCCTCAGTCCCGCCATCCTCCTGGTCATTCTGATCTTCTACTTCGTCACGACAGTCAGCAAACAGCTGACCTACAACGTCTGGGACCCTGAATCG GATAATTTCCCAACGCTCAAAGAGGTGAACTACCCTAACTGGATCAGCGCCGTCATCTTCATACTAGCCGGGATTCCCTGTCTTTGCATCCCTGGAGTCGCCATCTTCCAAGCTTTGAGGAAATGCTTCTCAAAGGGAAAGAAAACGAAAGAAGAGAGTGTCTTTTCAGAAAAAGGGCAAATAAGTGTGAATACATTAGCGTAG